In one Petrotoga miotherma DSM 10691 genomic region, the following are encoded:
- a CDS encoding radical SAM protein, with the protein MNFQYLYGPVPSRRLGRSLGVSPIPPKTCNFSCVYCQLGRTSNMTNQRQEFFNLQDILEEFDAYVKNDVSQFDFVTIVGEGEPLLYSRIGELIKSIKAYVDKPVAVITNGALLSEEKVRQELNESDLVMPTLDAYDQRTFKRINRPHKSISFDSYVNGLISFSKNFKGKIWMEFMMVKGLNDDEESLRKIKEIFNKISYDKLYINLPIRPPAENWVTVPEKERIELAQNTLGGISLDFLEEEDFYSSIEDDLEAILSIIKRHPMNQHEIESFLNQRKCENKNEIFEKLEKDENVEKVQYFGLNVYRLTSVRR; encoded by the coding sequence ATGAATTTTCAATACTTATACGGTCCCGTACCTTCTCGAAGATTGGGAAGATCCTTAGGAGTAAGCCCAATTCCTCCAAAAACTTGTAATTTTTCTTGTGTATACTGTCAGTTGGGAAGAACGAGCAACATGACAAACCAAAGACAAGAGTTTTTTAATTTACAAGATATTTTGGAAGAGTTTGATGCTTATGTTAAAAACGATGTATCCCAGTTTGATTTTGTAACAATAGTTGGTGAAGGTGAACCATTATTATACTCTAGAATTGGGGAACTAATAAAATCAATAAAAGCTTATGTTGATAAACCTGTTGCTGTGATTACAAATGGGGCTCTCCTTTCTGAAGAAAAAGTAAGGCAAGAATTAAATGAAAGCGATCTCGTAATGCCAACGCTGGATGCTTATGATCAAAGAACGTTTAAAAGAATAAATAGACCTCATAAAAGTATATCTTTTGATTCGTACGTTAATGGATTGATAAGTTTTTCTAAAAACTTTAAAGGTAAAATCTGGATGGAATTTATGATGGTAAAGGGACTAAATGATGATGAAGAATCTTTAAGGAAAATCAAAGAAATATTTAATAAAATAAGTTATGATAAATTGTATATAAATTTACCCATTAGACCCCCCGCGGAAAATTGGGTAACAGTTCCAGAAAAAGAAAGAATTGAGTTAGCTCAAAATACCTTAGGAGGCATATCCCTTGATTTTTTAGAAGAAGAAGATTTTTACAGTTCTATAGAAGATGATTTGGAAGCTATCTTAAGTATAATAAAAAGACATCCGATGAATCAGCATGAAATTGAGAGTTTTTTAAATCAAAGAAAATGTGAAAATAAAAATGAGATTTTTGAAAAATTGGAGAAAGATGAAAACGTTGAAAAAGTACAGTATTTT
- a CDS encoding energy-coupling factor transporter transmembrane component T family protein — translation MLLDNVALGRYVELDSLMHSLDPRGKLLGLFVLAGFAFSINSFYDVLIMSSYTLALMLLSKLSLKYYMKSLKSIWFIVIFAFVIQLFTIGGNTLFRIGFIRITDTGLFNAAIITFRILFAVLLSSVLTLTTSPTSLAHALEDVLRWFFVPKRFAHEISMVMTIAIRFIPVIANEADRIMKAQLSRGANFDDRKFSGRIRGAISIIIPLLVSALRRAEDLSIAMEARGYNGWEGRTRFKQFKWKIKDTVFLISFSLVCFTIIFI, via the coding sequence ATGCTTTTGGATAATGTTGCCTTGGGAAGATACGTTGAATTAGACTCGTTGATGCATTCACTGGACCCAAGGGGTAAGCTTTTAGGGTTGTTCGTTTTAGCGGGATTTGCTTTTTCTATAAACAGCTTTTACGATGTTTTAATTATGTCTTCGTATACTTTGGCATTGATGTTATTATCTAAATTAAGTTTGAAGTATTATATGAAATCTTTAAAATCAATATGGTTTATAGTTATCTTTGCCTTTGTAATTCAATTATTTACCATAGGAGGGAATACACTTTTTAGGATCGGGTTTATCAGAATAACAGATACCGGTTTATTTAATGCCGCTATAATTACCTTCAGAATACTATTTGCAGTTTTGTTATCTTCTGTTCTCACGTTAACTACTTCTCCTACCTCTTTAGCCCATGCTCTTGAGGATGTCTTGCGATGGTTTTTTGTACCCAAAAGATTTGCTCATGAAATATCGATGGTAATGACGATAGCTATAAGGTTCATTCCTGTGATTGCAAATGAAGCAGATCGTATAATGAAGGCGCAATTAAGTCGCGGGGCAAACTTTGATGATAGAAAGTTTTCTGGAAGAATTAGAGGGGCTATATCTATAATTATTCCCCTGTTGGTATCTGCTCTGAGAAGGGCCGAAGATTTGAGTATTGCTATGGAAGCAAGAGGATACAATGGTTGGGAAGGAAGAACAAGATTTAAACAGTTTAAATGGAAAATAAAAGATACTGTTTTCCTCATTTCTTTTTCTTTAGTATGTTTCACTATCATTTTTATTTAG
- a CDS encoding type I phosphomannose isomerase catalytic subunit encodes MQISEPLISKPIFSEKIWGNNELNRIFNYEKNQPIGEVWLYSSLDGCETVLYGKNSQKEYGHATELFPKFPLLLKLIATSSWLSIQLHPDDTMAKQLENEPWGKSEAWYFLKDKGQIKVSNNNKYILQAFDDNRWDDVLESYEMNKFDSIFIPAGTVHTLGPNSLLLEIQQSSDLTYRLYDWGRPREIHVDKSKKVLNNIHTSYSISRKTEGLCTKYFSFSRFANQNKKGFGVYVNLKSYETIVLPEEINYNFQGEFVEFKLNENGWKSLL; translated from the coding sequence ATGCAGATATCGGAACCACTTATTTCAAAACCAATTTTTAGTGAAAAAATTTGGGGAAATAATGAATTGAACAGAATTTTCAACTATGAAAAAAATCAACCAATAGGGGAAGTGTGGCTATATTCTTCTCTAGATGGGTGTGAAACAGTTTTGTATGGAAAAAATAGCCAAAAAGAATATGGCCATGCAACTGAACTTTTTCCAAAATTTCCTTTGTTGTTAAAATTAATTGCTACCTCATCCTGGCTTTCCATACAATTACACCCGGATGATACAATGGCTAAACAATTAGAAAACGAACCATGGGGGAAATCAGAAGCATGGTACTTTCTTAAAGATAAGGGGCAAATCAAAGTTTCAAATAATAATAAATATATCCTGCAAGCTTTTGATGATAATCGATGGGATGATGTACTAGAAAGTTATGAAATGAACAAATTCGATTCCATATTCATACCTGCAGGAACCGTTCATACTTTAGGCCCTAATAGCCTTTTACTTGAAATACAGCAAAGTTCAGATTTAACTTATAGATTATACGACTGGGGAAGACCTCGAGAAATCCATGTTGATAAATCTAAAAAAGTTCTCAACAACATTCACACCAGTTATTCTATTTCAAGGAAGACCGAAGGATTGTGTACCAAATACTTTAGCTTTTCCAGATTTGCCAACCAAAATAAAAAAGGGTTTGGCGTATATGTTAACTTAAAAAGCTATGAAACAATAGTACTTCCAGAGGAAATAAATTACAATTTTCAAGGTGAATTTGTAGAATTTAAATTAAACGAAAATGGCTGGAAATCACTTTTATAA